ttattccacaccttttcaccagatACCAGGATTGATCAAATAAATCTCAGATCTATCTGTCATTCATTATTGTCAAGAGGGACATTCTTCCAATCCATCcgttattgggtgaatcattcgtcttatttacataaatatcatttattgttatttattgctagttacACCTATATTATTGCTCATACTTTAAGAATATTTTGTACTTATTGTTATCAATCCTTTACGGGATATGTCCCCATCTCCCATACGTTTTCAAGATTTACTTCTAGAGTTATTATCTTTAACTAGATTTAACCTATTATTacataaatttaatagtttagcCGAAAGTTACACTTTTTGATCAAACATATACCAATCAGAAGCAACTGTGAAATTTTCTTTAATTACTTGAGTACCTGTCAGGAGTGATTGTTTTTTGGTGTCCTAAGAATCTGTGGTGCCTCTCAACTACTCTTTCTATATTACCTGAGTGTGATAGAATAAAAACATCATTTTCGACAGATTTGAGATAATCGAGTGCTGCAGTTTGTTAGGCATGACTTACAAACCTTCTCAGTTCTTCTGGCATTGCCAGCATTTCCTGCCATCAATAAGACATTTGTGGTTTGGTAGGTAAAACACACTATTTGTGAAAGAAATCAACTTCGAGCTGCCTGGACAGCCAGAACGATTAGGTGCTGGTACAAACCTTGAAAATAACATGTGGAAAGCAAGATGTGAGCTCTGAGAGGTGAGCGTTACCACCATAAATTTCTGCAGCAGCAATATAAATCAATGTCGACGGAGGATAAGCAAGAGCCTGAAGAAATAATCCTTTGGGGTGAGAGGCAGAAGCTGCCAATTCTCTATTGAGTTGATAGCCTTAATTTTCTCCTTATTTAGGGATGAGTAACACTAGATATTACCAGTAttgtgaagagcgtgaagcgagAAAAAGCGAAAACCCCCttttcgcttaaagcgagaagcgaagtgctcgcttttttgaagtgaagcggaattttaaaaaaataaaaaaaaatactgcaTAGACAACACATGTAACTGTAAGAAAATGTTCTATACTTCAATGTAAAAACTAAAGAGTAGCATTaattaaagcacaaaatgagcatcctattcttctacaagattgtcaaattcttgtattccactatcattattatattgctcgtcatcttcttcaacttcttcttcttcttcttcatcaactaGGGACAAAGTAGCTGCTTCTTCTCCCTTCCTCTATGAACTTGAAGTTGAGGTAGTCCCCCTCAAACCATAAATCCTCTCCCCAATTCCACGCGCCTCCGCAACATCACCCCAAGTGAATTCAGAAGTTTCCTCAAATAATTCTTCATATGCATGATCTTCCGGGACTCCAGTTAGCCGTTCATTAGCATCATCGATATTGTCCAAACTAATTGGATCAATTACATTGCGAGTGTTGTAATGACGCCTCATTGTTCTATTGCACTTAATGAAGACTAGATCATTGAGACGCTTCAAGGTTAGTTTGTTCCTCTTTTTGGTATGAATCtgtaaataataagtaattgTAAGATTAGGACAattgagatataatttaattatctcaATATACTAAATCTTTCTTCTTATCTCTTACATGTTCAAACACGCTCCAATTCCTTTCATACCCGGATGAGCTACATGTTAGACTTAGAACCTTGATGGCAAACTTTTGTAATTCTGGAGCAGAATGGCCATATTGTTTCCACCATTCAACTTTAGAAGTAGAacaaatattcaaaatataatattgaTAAATAAATAACGTATTAACTCTAAAGCAACATATAAGCACTCGCTCACCTGGTGACTTCATCTTTCTTTATCTAATCACCATGTTTTTTCCAAAAGTTGCTCAGCATTCCTATAAGTACTAAATTGCTCTGTTATTTTATCTTACACGGATAAATCAGGTATTAAATACACAATACATTCAATGAATCCCTTCCATAATTCTTCATCTCCTAGAATCATCTCTTCATTTTCATAAAATAGTTCCGGGTTCAAAACAAGTCCAGCTGCATGCAAAGGGCGATGAATCTGACCGTCCCACCTTTTATCTATGATCTCAAAGactcttttgtattttctttgatCACTAAAAGAGTCTTGAATAGCCTCTTTTGCCCTATCCATTGCTTCGTAAAGGTAGCCCATTGGTGGCCTTTGCTCCCCATCTACTAAACGAAGCACTTTAACTAAAGGACCaccaatcttcaatgcatgaaccacATTGTTCCAGAATGAAGTAGAAAATATAATATCTGCAGATTCTCTCCCTCGAGCTTCCCTTCCATAGACACCGTTAGTGTACTCATCTGAAACAAACAACTTCTTTAAATTGCTTTTTTGCTTATACATCCTATGCAAAGTCAAGAAAGCGGTAGCAAATCTTATCTTTGCAGGTTTCACCAAGCTTCTTTGTTTAGTGAATCTCTTCatcatattcaataacaaaggtATTTTAACAATATAGGAATGCACTCTAATTGCCTGATTAAAGACTGAACTGAAGggtctttccttgaaaatgtcATCGAAGATCAAATTAATGCAATGTGCTGCACACGGAGTCCAATAAATATGCGGGTACCCTACAGACATCAAATCACCAGCTTTAACATTTGCACTAGCATTGTCAATGACAACTTGAACAACATTTTCTGCTCCAATAGAGTCTATTGTACTCTTGAACAAGGAGTACATTTTGGTTGAATCAGTAGAAGAGTCGCTTGCATCAACGGACTCAAGAAAACAAGCTTCCCTTAGGAGAATTCACCAAGATATTGAtgatcattttccatttcttgctgtccacttatccatcataatg
The sequence above is drawn from the Nicotiana tabacum cultivar K326 chromosome 13, ASM71507v2, whole genome shotgun sequence genome and encodes:
- the LOC107805610 gene encoding uncharacterized protein LOC107805610 — translated: MFHEQELYNLDDDDDELEEGGDASSLPSKSEKRGRMQIMSSSCGSTAKTKGPMDCYFLQKSGNKGGKRGNPQIDAKVILRDRAFTMEACFLESVDASDSSTDSTKMYSLFKSTIDSIGAENVVQVVIDNASANVKAGDLMSVGYPHIYWTPCAAHCINLIFDDIFKERPFSSVFNQAIRVHSYIVKIPLLLNMMKRFTKQRSLVKPAKIRFATAFLTLHRMYKQKSNLKKLFVSDEYTNGVYGREARGRESADIIFSTSFWNNVVHALKIGGPLVKVLRLVDGEQRPPMGYLYEAMDRAKEAIQDSFSDQRKYKRVFEIIDKRWDGQIHRPLHAAGLVLNPELFYENEEMILGDEELWKGFIEFEWWKQYGHSAPELQKFAIKVLSLTCSSSGYERNWSVFEHIHTKKRNKLTLKRLNDLVFIKCNRTMRRHYNTRNVIDPISLDNIDDANERLTGVPEDHAYEELFEETSEFTWGDVAEARGIGERIYGLRGTTSTSSS